A window of Panicum virgatum strain AP13 chromosome 8K, P.virgatum_v5, whole genome shotgun sequence contains these coding sequences:
- the LOC120646043 gene encoding uncharacterized protein LOC120646043 yields the protein MAGSAARIYAGLAPTTTTMMVAATATTLFSPRLRPPPRPSPSSSIYHLHRGRGCCGARNADLRCRRRLLTARGERPPPDDDDEEEEEDPSSSATAAGFDAAVALFNRGEYHACHDVVEELWYGAEDPARTLLHGLLQCAVGFHHLFNQNHRGAMMELGEGLCKLRKLNLHDDDPFSRFREEAADVLQFLYRTQKELAACTDYLCLTMDGSPSSYQLLGNFAAGQQLYRLEPADDTDVGASSSVIVFSVSDDRTAQAAPPRVKLPTLHATEQNLTDLQRDYQYT from the exons ATGGCCGGCTCTGCGGCGCGCATCTACGCCGGCCTcgcgcccaccaccaccaccatgatggtggccgcgaccgcgacgacgcTCTTCTCGCCCCGTCTGCGACCACCACCGCGACCCTCTCCTTCTTCAAGCATATACCACCTGCACCGCGGCagaggctgctgcggggcgcgcAACGCcgacctccgctgccgccgccggctcctcaCGGCGCGGGGCGAGCGCCCGCctcccgacgacgacgacgaggaggaggaggaggacccatcGTCGTCGGCAACTGCTGCTGGGTtcgacgcggcggtggcgctgttcAACCGCGGCGAGTACCACGCGTGCCACGACGTGGTGGAGGAGCTCTGGTACGGCGCCGAGGACCCCGCAAGGACGCTCCTCCACGGCCTCCTCCAGTGCGCCGTCGGCTTCCACCACCTCTTCAACCAG AACCACCGCGGCGCGATGATGGAGCTCGGCGAGGGTCTCTGCAAGCTCCGCAAACTCAACCTCCACGACGACGACCCCTTTTCCCGGTTCCGGGAGGAGGCCGCCGACGTGCTGCAGTTCCTCTACCGCACCCAAAAGGAGCTCGCCGCCT GCACCGATTACCTTTGCTTAACCATGGATGGCTCGCCGAGCTCGTACCAGCTGCTCGGCAacttcgccgccggccagcaACTCTACCGCTTGGAACCTGCTGACGATACAGACGTTGGCGCTTCATCAAGCGTAATCGTCTTCTCCGTATCTGACGATCGCACTGCACAAGCGGCTCCTCCCAGAGTGAAACTTCCAACATTACATGCCACGGAGCAAAATCTGACAGATCTTCAACGTGACTACCAATATACATAG